The following are encoded in a window of Arthrobacter woluwensis genomic DNA:
- a CDS encoding OsmC family peroxiredoxin: MAVTRSASTVWTGNLFEGQGETTFESSSLGTHPVTWKARSEAAEGKTSPEELIAAAHSACFSMAFSSELAEAGYTATEIRTKSEVGFQPGVGITGSKLTLVATIPGISEEDFQRIANAAKVGCPVSAALSGIEITLDATLNA, translated from the coding sequence ATGGCAGTGACCCGCAGCGCCTCCACCGTCTGGACCGGCAACCTCTTCGAGGGCCAGGGCGAGACCACCTTCGAAAGCTCCTCCCTGGGCACGCACCCCGTCACCTGGAAGGCCCGTTCCGAGGCCGCCGAGGGCAAGACCAGCCCCGAAGAGCTGATCGCCGCAGCCCACTCGGCCTGCTTCTCGATGGCCTTCAGCAGCGAGCTGGCCGAGGCCGGCTACACCGCCACGGAGATCCGCACCAAGTCCGAGGTCGGCTTCCAGCCGGGCGTCGGCATCACGGGCAGCAAGCTCACCCTGGTCGCCACCATCCCGGGCATCTCCGAGGAGGACTTCCAGCGCATCGCGAACGCCGCCAAGGTCGGCTGCCCCGTCTCCGCCGCGCTGTCCGGCATCGAGATCACGCTGGACGCCACGCTCAACGCCTGA
- a CDS encoding HdeD family acid-resistance protein — protein MSEFAGGRAAAEGFRAFSRALIGLGLLSIVLGLVIWFWPGASLLVLAVFFAINVFATGVARLMTLGRIPSGQTSARVLSGILGVLTVLAGVLLIFRPGESLVVVAVLLAAGWILEGIALLWAGASSAPGSKALPIIMGVLFILAGLGVALFPLSSLVFLAVWAGVSLVILGIGQLVYGIRLNKAAKEAVATPRV, from the coding sequence ATGAGTGAATTCGCAGGGGGCCGCGCGGCAGCGGAAGGATTCCGGGCCTTTTCCCGGGCACTGATCGGGCTCGGGCTGCTCTCGATCGTCCTGGGTCTCGTCATCTGGTTCTGGCCGGGGGCGTCTCTCCTGGTGCTGGCGGTGTTCTTCGCCATCAACGTGTTCGCCACCGGCGTCGCCCGGCTGATGACGCTGGGCCGGATCCCGTCCGGCCAGACGTCGGCCCGCGTCCTCTCGGGGATCCTCGGCGTCCTGACCGTGCTGGCCGGCGTGCTGCTGATCTTCCGTCCGGGGGAGTCCCTCGTGGTGGTCGCGGTGCTCCTTGCGGCCGGGTGGATCCTGGAGGGCATCGCCCTGCTCTGGGCAGGTGCGTCGTCTGCTCCGGGTTCCAAGGCACTGCCCATCATCATGGGCGTGCTGTTCATCCTGGCCGGTCTGGGCGTGGCCCTCTTCCCGCTGTCCTCGCTGGTCTTCCTGGCGGTCTGGGCAGGCGTGAGCCTGGTGATCCTGGGCATCGGGCAGCTCGTCTACGGCATCCGCCTCAACAAGGCGGCCAAGGAAGCGGTCGCGACGCCGCGCGTCTGA
- a CDS encoding S41 family peptidase codes for MTHQGYLRYPHIHGDLVTFVAEDDVWLAPLTGGKAWRVSALNLPARNPRFTPDGKRLVWTVTRGSAPEVVTALLDGGDFRQLTHFGHPSTRNKGFLPDGRVLVTSAFQQGDSRLAHGYAVPLDGGAPEALGYGPLENMAFGPALGDEKPVVLASLLSREPAWWKRYRGGTGGKLWIDADGNGEFTRLVPELDGNLTDPVWSGGRIHFLSDHEGYGNLYSVTPDGQNLRRHTDHEDFYVRHASGDGNRLVVESAGRIFLLDGEDAETRALDIELGSVRPASKPLDVSAHLREAQPDTQGESSLVVSHGSLHWLRHQEGPARAVEADSSVRARLPRFLADGRVAYLHDRGGEESLLVTSLVSDAFGATPAMSAAPAPAEPDAPEDADADGLPRPVSALGVVGDSAPASVREHVDAEDRADGVSDAAESAEPASEENATGAGADAGTVDFTPPARVVSLEPSPDGEWLLLGTVFGDVILLNTRTGGAESVASPGAGTVDHLAWSPDSTWFAWSQAVAGNSERRFIRLRSRDEGSEVLDVTDGRFVDSHPAFTTDGKFLAFLSSRSFDPVYDGQSFDLSFPHPIRPYLVALDASTAAPFGPRIAESRSAAAKDGTSTKDGAPAQTAPAQTLVDPLGLAERVVPLPVEQGNYEHLTAVPGALLYLDVPVKGELGDGRAKTTDQAPKAPLIRLDLGSGKTRTVAEGVESYRLSGDGSTAVVQAEGKLRTVSTGEAEQEPEDLELDRIRVFLEPRKVWAQQYREAWRLQRDFFWDENMGGLDWDAVYERYLPVLERIGSYDDLVDLLWELHGELGTSHAYVRSPEPSEKGSGRQGFLGADLSLGEAGWTVERVLDGDTSDPQAISPLRRPGADVRAGDVLLAVDGVALGGPEGKAPAELLRGAGGRPVELTVRTPGQAARRVAVVPLSSEERLRYQDWVQSKRRMVREASGGGFGYIHIPDMQAHGWAQLHRDLETESLRDALVVDVRRNRGGHTSQLVAELIGRTVDAWMMPRGEYPMVYPRLASRGPVVVLTDEFAGSDGDIITQIVKMRGIGPVIGTRTWGGVVGIDMRFDLVDGTPVSQPRYSHFFGQGIGWGVENRGVDPDIEVLFPPHAHKAGTDPQLEHGIGVLKEMLREIPTKTPPGRDTIPGLVPPPLGPRPGGTS; via the coding sequence GGTCTGGACCGTCACCCGCGGGTCCGCGCCGGAAGTGGTGACGGCCCTCCTCGACGGCGGGGACTTCCGCCAGCTCACGCACTTCGGCCACCCCTCCACGAGGAACAAGGGCTTCCTCCCGGACGGCCGCGTGCTGGTCACGAGCGCCTTCCAGCAGGGTGACTCCCGCCTGGCCCACGGCTACGCTGTTCCGCTCGACGGCGGCGCGCCCGAGGCCCTGGGATACGGCCCGTTGGAGAACATGGCCTTCGGACCCGCGCTCGGTGACGAGAAGCCGGTGGTGCTGGCGTCCCTGCTGTCCCGGGAGCCCGCCTGGTGGAAGCGGTACCGTGGCGGCACGGGTGGCAAGCTCTGGATCGACGCGGACGGCAACGGGGAGTTCACCCGCCTGGTGCCGGAGCTCGACGGCAACCTCACGGACCCGGTGTGGAGCGGTGGACGGATCCACTTCCTCTCCGACCATGAGGGCTACGGCAACCTCTATTCGGTGACCCCGGACGGGCAGAACCTGCGCCGCCACACGGATCATGAGGATTTCTACGTCCGGCACGCCTCCGGCGACGGCAACCGACTCGTCGTCGAGTCAGCCGGCCGGATCTTCCTCCTGGACGGCGAGGACGCCGAAACCCGAGCGCTGGACATCGAGCTGGGCTCGGTCCGTCCGGCGTCGAAGCCCCTCGACGTGTCCGCTCATCTCCGGGAAGCCCAGCCTGACACGCAGGGCGAGAGCAGTCTGGTGGTCAGCCACGGTTCCCTCCACTGGCTCCGGCACCAGGAGGGTCCGGCGCGCGCCGTCGAAGCGGACAGCTCCGTGCGGGCCCGTCTGCCTCGCTTCCTCGCGGACGGGCGCGTCGCCTACCTCCACGACCGCGGGGGCGAGGAGTCCCTCCTCGTGACCTCCCTGGTCAGCGACGCCTTCGGCGCCACACCGGCCATGAGCGCGGCACCGGCTCCTGCCGAGCCGGACGCCCCGGAAGACGCCGACGCCGACGGCCTGCCCCGCCCGGTCTCGGCGCTGGGCGTGGTGGGGGACTCGGCTCCGGCCTCGGTCCGCGAGCACGTCGACGCCGAGGACCGCGCGGACGGTGTCTCGGACGCCGCCGAATCCGCGGAGCCCGCCTCCGAGGAGAACGCCACGGGTGCCGGCGCCGACGCCGGGACCGTCGACTTCACGCCTCCCGCCCGGGTGGTGAGCCTCGAACCGAGCCCCGACGGGGAATGGCTCCTCCTGGGCACCGTCTTCGGTGACGTGATCCTGCTGAACACCAGGACGGGCGGCGCCGAAAGCGTGGCCTCACCCGGCGCCGGCACCGTGGACCACCTCGCCTGGTCCCCGGACAGCACCTGGTTCGCCTGGTCTCAGGCGGTGGCCGGCAACTCGGAGCGACGGTTCATCCGTCTGCGGTCCCGCGACGAGGGATCCGAGGTGCTCGACGTCACGGACGGCCGGTTCGTGGATTCGCACCCCGCCTTCACCACGGACGGCAAGTTCCTGGCCTTCCTGTCGAGCCGGAGTTTCGACCCGGTCTACGACGGTCAGAGCTTCGATCTCTCCTTCCCGCATCCCATCAGGCCGTATCTCGTGGCCCTGGATGCGAGCACCGCGGCTCCCTTCGGTCCCCGCATCGCGGAATCCCGCTCCGCGGCCGCCAAGGACGGGACCTCGACGAAGGACGGCGCTCCCGCACAGACGGCTCCCGCGCAGACGCTGGTGGACCCCCTGGGCCTCGCCGAGCGAGTCGTCCCTCTGCCGGTCGAACAGGGCAACTACGAGCACCTCACCGCCGTCCCCGGAGCGCTCCTGTACCTGGACGTCCCGGTCAAGGGTGAACTGGGCGACGGTCGCGCCAAGACCACCGACCAGGCTCCCAAGGCCCCACTCATCCGTCTCGATCTGGGCAGCGGGAAGACCCGCACCGTCGCCGAAGGCGTCGAGTCCTACCGGCTCTCCGGCGACGGCTCCACCGCCGTGGTCCAGGCCGAGGGCAAGCTCCGGACCGTGTCCACGGGTGAGGCCGAGCAGGAGCCTGAGGACCTCGAGCTGGACCGCATCAGGGTGTTCCTGGAACCCCGCAAGGTCTGGGCCCAGCAGTACCGCGAGGCCTGGCGCCTCCAGCGGGACTTCTTCTGGGACGAGAACATGGGCGGCCTCGACTGGGACGCCGTCTACGAGCGCTACCTGCCCGTCCTCGAACGGATCGGCAGCTACGACGATCTGGTGGACCTCCTCTGGGAACTGCACGGCGAACTGGGCACCTCCCACGCCTACGTGCGCTCGCCCGAGCCGAGCGAGAAGGGGAGCGGCCGGCAGGGATTCCTCGGCGCCGACCTCAGCCTCGGTGAGGCTGGCTGGACCGTGGAGCGGGTGCTCGACGGCGACACCTCGGACCCTCAGGCGATCTCGCCGCTGCGCCGCCCGGGTGCGGACGTGCGGGCCGGCGACGTCCTGCTGGCCGTCGACGGCGTGGCGCTCGGTGGTCCCGAGGGCAAGGCGCCCGCCGAGCTCCTCCGCGGCGCCGGAGGACGGCCGGTGGAGCTCACGGTCCGGACGCCCGGGCAGGCGGCCCGCCGGGTCGCCGTCGTGCCGCTGTCCTCCGAAGAGCGGCTCCGGTACCAGGACTGGGTGCAGTCCAAGCGACGGATGGTGCGTGAGGCCTCCGGCGGAGGATTCGGGTACATCCACATCCCGGACATGCAGGCGCACGGCTGGGCACAGCTGCACCGGGACCTGGAGACCGAGTCCCTGCGCGACGCCCTCGTGGTGGACGTGCGGCGGAACCGTGGCGGACACACCTCTCAGCTCGTGGCCGAACTGATCGGCCGCACGGTGGACGCCTGGATGATGCCGCGTGGCGAGTACCCCATGGTGTATCCGCGCCTGGCCTCCCGAGGTCCGGTGGTCGTCCTGACCGACGAGTTCGCCGGTTCGGACGGGGACATCATCACGCAGATCGTCAAGATGCGCGGGATCGGGCCGGTCATCGGCACCCGGACCTGGGGCGGTGTGGTCGGTATCGACATGCGCTTCGACCTGGTGGACGGCACGCCCGTCTCGCAGCCGCGTTACTCGCACTTCTTCGGCCAGGGCATCGGCTGGGGAGTCGAGAACCGGGGCGTCGACCCGGACATCGAAGTGCTCTTCCCCCCGCACGCCCACAAGGCCGGCACGGACCCGCAGCTGGAACACGGCATCGGGGTGCTCAAGGAGATGCTCCGGGAGATCCCCACCAAGACCCCGCCGGGCAGGGACACGATCCCCGGCCTGGTGCCACCGCCGCTGGGACCCCGTCCCGGCGGAACGTCCTGA